From the Thermodesulforhabdus norvegica genome, the window GCTCTACCTCTTTTAGTGCTTATGGCTCTACTTCAGATAAGGCAAATGTCCTTGCAGGGACTTAGCCGCGTTGTTCAAGGTCAGATGCTAGCTTTGTTTGTGCGACCAACACTTTTCATCCTCTTGATAGCAAGTGCTTACCTCCTTTTCGCTGAAAGGATAACTCCCTCCTTGGCAATGGGAATGCAAGTTGTTGCTTTCGCGATAGCCTTTTTGACCGGGGCACTATTGCTTAAAAAGCACCTTCCCAAGCCCGTTGAAGAGTCTTCTCCAGCGTTTGAAATAAGACCTTGGGTGAAGAGCGCACTGCCTTTACTGGGAATTGGCGTTCTGGGAGTAGTCACCCACCATACAGACATCCTCATGCTAGGGGGTATTAAGGGAGCCGAAGCAGTCGGCATTTACAAAGTTGGGTTTCAACTTGCACTGCTCATTTCTTTTGGTCTCCTTTCTGTAGGTACGGTGATCAGTCCCACAATTTCTGCTTTATACACCACCGAAGACAGAAGGGACCGATTGCAACGTGTGATTACCCGAGCTGTTTATTTATCCGTCTTCTCAGGTTTGCCCTTGGCGCTCATCTTTCTAATAGCAGGAAAACAAGTTTTAGTTATTATATTTGGTCAGGAATTTGCACTTGGGGCTGCAACTCTTGCTATACTAAGCTTGGGACAGCTTTTCAGTGTAATCGTGGGACCTACAGATATAATTTTGATTATGACGGGATATGAAAATTACGTAACAAAAGGGTTAAGTATTACAGCAGGTACCAATGTAATTTTGAACGCATTATTTATTCCTCTTTGGGGGATAAAAGGCGCGGCTATTGCTACCACTATTAGTATTGTGCTTTTAAACACCTTACTAGCGGTATGGGTTTATAGGAAGACAGGGATCAATCCGACAATTTTTGGAGGGAGTTTGTTGAAAGAGAGGAGGGAAAAGAGATGAAAGTCGCTTTCTTTTTCCCTGCATCAAGATGGTGGTTAGGTTACGGAACATCGCTTCCCGAAACACAAGGTATTCCCGCCGCCA encodes:
- a CDS encoding flippase, whose translation is MAVIGTGYVGLAAGGSRVYLWHNIAINIQRVMKGIEEGFLSSRLGRAVARAIGKPGSLRFRLARDTVGVMVLKAISMGLGFLISVVLARMLGAAGYGVYAYVWSVVTFLSIPATFGLPQLLVRNIAAYQVKERWGHIRGLLHFADQTVLVASLTLTALLGLGMWFLSDRIDVQTKDTFLIALPLLVLMALLQIRQMSLQGLSRVVQGQMLALFVRPTLFILLIASAYLLFAERITPSLAMGMQVVAFAIAFLTGALLLKKHLPKPVEESSPAFEIRPWVKSALPLLGIGVLGVVTHHTDILMLGGIKGAEAVGIYKVGFQLALLISFGLLSVGTVISPTISALYTTEDRRDRLQRVITRAVYLSVFSGLPLALIFLIAGKQVLVIIFGQEFALGAATLAILSLGQLFSVIVGPTDIILIMTGYENYVTKGLSITAGTNVILNALFIPLWGIKGAAIATTISIVLLNTLLAVWVYRKTGINPTIFGGSLLKERREKR